The Daphnia pulicaria isolate SC F1-1A chromosome 12, SC_F0-13Bv2, whole genome shotgun sequence genome contains a region encoding:
- the LOC124316589 gene encoding adenosine 5'-monophosphoramidase HINT1-like, translated as MDEVERAKEAAAQPAPATTIFGKIIDGSIPAKIIYRDEKCLAFHDVNPQAPVHFLVIPIKPITMLEKAEADDLELLGHLMLTAKKVAADLNLNKGYRLVVNNGEEGCQSVFHLHIHVLGGRQLGWPPG; from the exons ATGGATGAAGTAGAACGTGCGAAAGAGGCAGCGGCCCAACCAGCCCCGGCTACGACAATTTTTGGCAAGATTATTGACGGTTCCATCCCCGCCAAGATTATCTACCGGGATGAGAAATGTCTGGCTTTTCACGATGTCAATCCACAAGCTCCAGTCCATTTCCTTGTCATCCCCATCAAACCCATCACCATGCTAGAGAAAGCAGAGGCTGATGATCTTGAG CTTTTGGGTCACCTCATGCTGACCGCCAAAAAAGTGGCTGCCGACTTGAACTTGAATAAAGGCTACAGGCTAG TGGTAAACAATGGAGAAGAAGGCTGTCAATCTGTTTTCCATCTCCACATCCACGTTTTGGGTGGCAGGCAATTGGGCTGGCCACCTGGTTaa
- the LOC124316384 gene encoding octopamine receptor beta-2R-like → MANRQVTQEEWAIINATASVSQEIQDEVVPVVLPLELLIIRSIAVIFGIPIQLLVAFVILRSRQLYNPRNAFWLGNITCHFAILLMGVYEYWSVIFIPTISRTKIFCQIYTLFVGSPYTSLLMSLLLATADRWFAISNPIKHRKYVTVAGVAGCLITSWLLVLFILTSPYWSGSIPFPECAAINSSFLKWVAFSHFVIVGLIIVAQTAVYVKTRHYLRFRAHHAATTGVQQQPVDVLSSASNSSTLKPDKYFVHLPNKTICRLELEASVTLFCGVASLCVCTLPMGLVCISMVICKLNPFQCTHDDVVAVYPYAREMRLLHSVISPLLYILRSREFAKALRRTFPSLRSFIQQDHVAVSPPL, encoded by the coding sequence ATGGCGAATCGACAAGTCACCCAGGAGGAATGGGCCATCATCAACGCAACCGCCAGTGTCAGCCAAGAAATCCAGGACGAAGTGGTTCCAGTCGTTTTACCCCTGGAACTGCTCATCATCAGGAGCATTGCCGTCATATTCGGCATTCCCATTCAATTGCTGGTGGCCTTTGTCATTTTAAGGTCTCGGCAACTTTATAACCCGCGCAACGCCTTTTGGCTGGGCAACATCACCTGTCATTTCGCCATTCTCCTCATGGGCGTCTACGAGTATTGGTCCGTCATTTTCATCCCCACCATCAGCCGCACTAAAATCTTTTGCCAGATTTACACTCTATTCGTGGGATCACCTTACACCAGTTTATTGATGAGTTTGTTATTAGCCACAGCTGATCGCTGGTTCGCCATCAGCAACCCAATCAAACATCGCAAATACGTAACAGTGGCTGGAGTGGCTGGATGTCTCATCACTTCTTGGCTCCTGGTGTTGTTTATTCTAACGAGTCCTTACTGGTCTGGAAGTATCCCGTTCCCCGAATGTGCAGCCATCAATTCGTCTTTCTTGAAATGGGTGGCGTTTTCCCATTTCGTGATTGTCGGACTCATCATCGTCGCCCAAACGGCCGTTTACGTCAAAACCCGTCACTATTTACGTTTCCGAGCTCATCACGCAGCGACTACGGGAGTTCAACAGCAACCAGTTGACGTTTTATCCTCGGCATCCAATTCGTCGACACTCAAACCGGACAAATACTTTGTGCATCTGCCGAATAAAACCATTTGCCGACTGGAATTGGAGGCCTCCGTCACTCTGTTTTGCGGAGTGGCTTCATTGTGCGTCTGCACTCTGCCGATGGGATTGGTTTGCATCTCGATGGTCATCTGCAAGTTGAATCCATTTCAATGCACCCACGACGATGTGGTGGCCGTCTACCCGTACGCCAGAGAAATGCGCCTGTTGCATTCCGTCATCAGTCCGCTGCTGTACATTCTGAGAAGTCGGGAATTCGCCAAGGCTTTGAGACGGACCTTTCCTTCGTTGCGATCTTTTATTCAACAGGATCATGTTGCCGTCAGTCCGCCCCTTTGA
- the LOC124316716 gene encoding trace amine-associated receptor 7a-like, with product MSEHHQQLVISNASVDILKNCDGIPPTKLKNELFSQFQLEHPLYNSQVLFIFRVLAITTGVPIHLLVVFVILRTRQLYNPRNAFWLGNIACHFATLVMGAFEYWTVVIPSVGQTNETICQIYSLLVGYPYTSLLVSLLLATADRWFAISNPIKHRKFVTVAGVAGCLVTSWLLVLFILTSPYWTGRAQLLPCTVNPDVMKWIMLSHFVTVIFIIIAQVKVYIRTRQYLRFKAHRPVDVHQPLDYLVSSNSSSARPDEYFVHLPDKTICRLELEASVTLFCGVASLIVCALPLAFVFLALIICKIGLDSIQCDVSTVFSLIPYAREMLLLHSVISPLLYVLRSREFSKALRRTVPRCSIIQQRRCASPVELKNF from the coding sequence ATGTCGGAGCATCATCAACAGCTCGTAATTTCAAATGCCTCGGTGGACATTTTGAAAAACTGTGACGGGATCCCACCGACTAAGTTAAAAAACGAATTGTTCAGTCAGTTCCAACTTGAGCATCCGCTGTACAATTCTCAAGTGTTGTTCATCTTCCGCGTGTTAGCCATCACCACCGGAGTGCCTATCCACTTGTTGGTGGTTTTTGTCATTCTGAGAACTCGCCAACTTTACAATCCGCGCAACGCCTTTTGGCTGGGCAACATCGCCTGTCATTTCGCCACTCTGGTGATGGGCGCCTTCGAGTATTGGACCGTTGTGATCCCATCCGTCGGTCAAACAAACGAAACTATCTGTCAGATTTACAGTCTCCTAGTCGGTTATCCCTACACTAGTCTATTGGTGAGTTTGTTATTGGCCACGGCCGACCGCTGGTTCGCCATCAGCAACCCAATCAAACATCGCAAATTCGTGACAGTGGCCGGAGTGGCCGGATGCCTGGTCACTTCGTGGCTCCTGGTGTTGTTTATTCTAACGAGTCCTTACTGGACGGGTAGGGCCCAACTGTTACCGTGCACAGTCAATCCAGACGTTATGAAATGGATAATGTTGTCTCATTTCGTGACGGTGATTTTCATCATTATCGCTCAAGTCAAGGTGTACATCCGCACTCGCCAATATCTGAGATTCAAAGCTCATCGACCGGTAGATGTTCACCAGCCCCTGGACTACCTGGTGTCGTCCAATTCCTCTTCGGCCAGACCGGACGAATATTTCGTGCATTTACCTGATAAAACCATTTGCCGGCTGGAATTGGAAGCCTCGGTGACTTTGTTCTGCGGAGTGGCTTCACTTATCGTCTGCGCATTGCCTTTGGCTTTTGTTTTCCTGGCTCTAATTATCTGCAAAATTGGACTCGACTCGATTCAATGTGATGTATCCacggttttttctttgattccctACGCCAGAGAAATGCTCCTGCTCCATTCCGTCATCAGTCCACTTTTGTACGTTCTAAGAAGTCGTGAATTTTCCAAGGCATTGCGCCGGACTGTACCTCGATGTTCTATTATTCAACAGCGACGATGTGCAAGTCCTGTTGAACTTAAGAATTTTTGA
- the LOC124316189 gene encoding uncharacterized protein LOC124316189: MEKCWLLFVVLFLCRASATPIYPSETNNNVINNNVTTNNNSSLITDNLSSPHRSQQQQQQQEENPEWEILYDKEIGTWCQPATSDLLPPPPPHFSEQQFPNLQRMTANAGSSKDSAMLTRWVDAALKLVRSQTLHINCSSDGVCPPDETEQQQQSTTANTLNRPVASNMNLYVAMATDVKHQKHKLEAVLPDGALTKTGAHDAWIVLDPTPHLALGHTLYVFVIDFNTSDVNCIAAGGIPLDGDECINQVFKNRCPNRMMVRRATAGATHWRHKGQHRCDVDFLPLVHLQNKVPLQSEQRLLCSNDVKGLAPCPQLRTWNETSELICDPLSSNHKRCDSTQDVVKTRCRLFETCDQAVLISGGWNWQWSGEREVNRLLSMYRMLRHNGFDKQSIKIFFANGARAKRGGEHVVDPAESVAAGAALPADPFSFSSPKVLNGGTEKPVNQHRHHDHHPNERPAMYPASLKIGLRNHIRTMCTTPHCADSLVVYLSSPTRPDGASLLWDADNNGEYDETEVYTIREFLRDIQDCVARQVVVLVDQNYSGLLADGLKRSKRHANVLMFTSGQSHQLSHVGEFTYHWANYPHGHSCLSQAFKDSLDVVKFSTSRYEDSSNGTLKYNLFGAPCDAVPPYSSYELKSLYMGCQYVPTRLWLSRPGSDVDPPPRLGRRRR, translated from the exons atggaaaagtgcTGGTTGTTGTTTGTCGTTTTGTTCTTGTGCCGAGCTTCGGCCACTCCGATCTATCCGTCAGAGACCAACAACAACGTCATCAACAACAATGTGacgaccaacaacaacagttcaCTCATTACCGACAATCTCTCTAGTCCCCATCggtcgcaacaacaacaacaacaacaggaggAGAATCCCGAATGGGAAATTCTGTACGACAAGGAAATCGGAACGTGGTGCCAACCCGCCACTTCCGATTTGTTGCCTCCGCCACCACCTCATTTTAGTGAACAACAATTTCCCAATCTGCAGAGGATGACGGCCAACGCCGGATCGAGTAAAGATTCCGCAATGTTGACCCGCTGGGTCGATGCTGCCCTCAAACTCGTGCGGAGTCAAACGCTTCACATCAATTGTAGTTCGGACGGAGTGTGTCCGCCGGATGAAAcggagcaacaacagcaaagtaCGACGGCCAACACGTTAAACCGACCCGTGGCCAGCAACATGAACCTCTACGTCGCCATGGCAACGGACGTTAAACATCAAAAACACAAACTGGAAGCCGTTTTACCTGACGGCGCCTTGACTAAAACTGGCGCTCACGACGCCTGGATCGTCCTGGACCCGACACCTCATCTCGCCTTGGGCCACACTCTGTACGTCTTTGTCATCGATTTCAACACGTCCGACGTCAATTGCATCGCCGCTGGCGGAATTCCCctag ATGGAGATGAATGCATCAATCAAGTGTTCAAGAATCGGTGTCCCAACCGGATGATGGTGAGGAGAGCCACGGCCGGCGCCACCCACTGGCGCCACAAGGGCCAGCACCGATGCGACGTCGATTTCCTGCCACTGGTCCACCTGCAGAACAAGGTGCCGCTGCAGAGTGAGCAGCGACTGTTGTGCAGCAACGACGTCAAAGGATTGGCTCCTTGCCCGCAGCTGCGGACGTGGAACGAAACGTCGGAATTGATTTGCGATCCGCTCAGTTCCAATCATAAAAGATGCGACAGCACCCAGGACGTGGTCAAGACCCGGTGTCGATTGTTCGAGACTTGCGACCAGGCCGTTCTCATTTCCGGCGGATGGAATTGGCAGTGGAGCGGAGAGCGGGAAGTCAACCGGTTGCTTTCCATGTACCGAATGTTGCGTCACAACGGATTCGACAAGCAGAGCATCAAAATCTTTTTCGCCAACGGAGCCAGGGCTAAAAGAGGAGGAGAGCACGTTGTCGATCCGGCGGAATCGGTGGCTGCGGGAGCAGCACTTCCGGCCGAtccattttccttttcgtcGCCCAAAGTGTTGAACGGTGGTACGGAGAAACCAGTGAACCAACATCGACATCACGACCACCATCCGAACGAACGTCCCGCCATGTATCCGGCCTCGTTGAAAATTGGCCTGCGAAATCACATCCGCACCATGTGCACCACTCCGCATTGTGCCGACTCGCTCGTCGTTTACCTGTCGAGTCCCACCCGACCGGATGGCGCTTCTCTTTTGTGGGATGCCGACAACAATGGAGAG TATGACGAAACGGAGGTTTATACCATTCGTGAATTCCTTCGCGACATCCAGGATTGTGTGGCCCGCCAGGTGGTCGTTTTGGTTGACCAGAATTATTCGGGACTGTTGGCCGACGGTTTGAAACGATCGAAACGACACGCCAACGTCTTGATGTTCACCAGCGGCCAATCGCATCAGCTGTCGCACGTCGGAGAATTCACGTACCACTGGGCCAATTATCCTCACGGCCACTCGTGTCTCTCGCAAGCCTTCAAG GATTCGTTGGATGTTGTCAAGTTCTCCACCAGTCGGTACGAAGATTCTTCTAATGGGACGTTAAAATACAATTTATTCGGTGCCCCGTGTGATGCCGTGCCACCTTATTCCAGCTACGAACTGAAATCACTTTACATGGGATGCCAATACGTTCCGACTCGGTTGTGGCTCAGCCGGCCCGGATCGGACGTCGATCCACCCCCAAgacttggaagaagaagacgataa
- the LOC124316717 gene encoding trace amine-associated receptor 9-like, whose product MSSAEQGKIDNSYNQTYCPNINHFDEVVPVVLPPVLFVFRTMAVTFGIPIQLLVAVVILKTRQLHTPRNAFWLGNITCHFAILLMGIFEYWAVIISTTNPLSCRIYFLLAGTPYTSLLMSLLLATADRWFAISNPIKHRKYVTVAGVAGCLVVSWLLVFFILTSPYWTGRVPFPEPCKGLSLNPQVTKWVTISHFVLAVLIIAAQISVYVKTRQYLRHEMAGDLNQKSNNSTLNSHPDEYFVHLPDKTICRLELEASVTLLCGVVSLMACALPLAFVFLTLIVCKIGFEALQCDLATILALIPYAREMLLLHSVISPLLYILRSREFAKALRRKLPFCFRPLRIDSPIELL is encoded by the coding sequence atgTCGAGTGCTGAACAAGGGAAAATCGACAATAGCTACAACCAAACTTATTGTCCTAACATCAATCACTTTGATGAAGTTGTTCCGGTCGTCTTGCCTCCGGTGTTGTTTGTCTTCCGCACCATGGCCGTCACTTTCGGCATTCCAATCCAGTTGTTAGTGGCCGTGGTGATACTAAAAACTCGACAACTTCACACCCCGCGCAACGCCTTTTGGCTGGGCAACATTACCTGCCATTTCGCCATTCTCCTCATGGGCATTTTCGAATATTGGGCGGTGATTATTAGTACAACGAATCCGCTATCCTGCCGGATTTATTTTCTGTTGGCCGGAACACCTTACACCAGTTTATTGATGAGTTTACTATTAGCCACTGCCGATCGGTGGTTCGCCATCAGCAACCCAATCAAACATCGCAAATACGTGACAGTGGCCGGAGTGGCCGGATGCCTGGTCGTTTCGTGGCTCctggtcttttttattttaacgagTCCTTACTGGACGGGTAGGGTCCCGTTCCCGGAACCGTGTAAGGGACTGAGTTTGAATCCGCAAGTGACCAAATGGGTGACAATTTCTCATTTTGTGCTGGCCGTTTTGATCATCGCTGCTCAAATTTCAGTTTACGTCAAAACCCGCCAATATTTACGACACGAAATGGCGGGAGATTTGAATCAGAAGTCGAACAATTCCACTTTAAATTCCCACCCCGACGAATATTTCGTTCATTTGCCCGATAAAACCATTTGCCGGCTGGAATTGGAAGCCTCGGTGACTTTATTGTGCGGAGTAGTTTCACTTATGGCCTGCGCACTGCCTTTGGCATTCGTCTTCTTGACTTTGATTGTCTGTAAAATTGGATTCGAGGCGCTGCAATGTGATCTGGCGACAATTTTGGCTTTGATTCCCTACGCCAGGGAAATGCTCCTGCTCCATTCCGTCATCAGTCCGCTGCTGTACATCCTGAGAAGCCGGGAATTCGCCAAGGCATTGCGCCGGAAACTTCCGTTTTGTTTCAGACCCCTGCGAATCGACAGTCCCATTGAACTTCTTTAA